In Hydractinia symbiolongicarpus strain clone_291-10 chromosome 4, HSymV2.1, whole genome shotgun sequence, the following proteins share a genomic window:
- the LOC130641588 gene encoding arabinose 5-phosphate isomerase KpsF-like: MPNLEGQCLASPPVEIENTLDHEIKHSRKTDMCTDEFYSSIKKDMDAAKALADVLKCQDVNKFVNIINQCHGTLLTSGIGKSGIVAERMSTSLSSTGTPAHYVHGAEWTHGDLGKGRRDDVVIFFSHSGNTRECVFAANHLRQRGVHILSIIGHDDCALAKCSDAFICYKLDHELGEPIGGVPTTSIILQEMVINAVVCELIRRRRYTKIEFARNHPGGSLGKKLCDTPEMPK, encoded by the exons atgCCAAATCTTGAAGGACAGTGCTTAGCTTCACCGCCTGTGGAAATAGAAAATACATTAGACCATGAAATCAAACATTCAAGGAAAACAGACATGTGTACAGACGAGTTCTACAGCAGCATAAAAAAAGATATGGATGCAGCAAAAGCTTTGGCAGATGTACTAAAATGCCAAGATgtaaataaatttgtaaatataatCAACCAATGTCATGGTACACTACTTACATCGGGAATTG GTAAATCCGGAATTGTAGCAGAAAGAATGTCAACATCCTTGTCTTCCACTGGCACGCCTGCTCATTATGTTCATGGTGCTGAATGGACACATGGTGATCTTG GCAAGGGTCGACGCGACGATGTTGTCATATTCTTCTCACACAGTGGTAACACGCGTGAGTGCGTGTTCGCTGCCAATCACCTTCGTCAACGCGGCGTACATATATTGTCTATTATTGGTCATGATGATTGCGCACTAGCGAAATGTAGCGATGCTTTTATTTGTTATAAATTGGACCATGAGTTAGGAGAACCCATTGGTGGAGTGCCAACTACAAGCATCATCCTTCAA GAGATGGTGATCAATGCTGTCGTGTGCGAATTAATTCGAAGGAGACGATACACAAAAATAGAGTTTGCGCGTAATCACCCCGGTGGTTCATTGGGGAAAAAATTGTGTGACACACCTGAAATGCCAAAGTAA